From Anopheles funestus chromosome 3RL, idAnoFuneDA-416_04, whole genome shotgun sequence, a single genomic window includes:
- the LOC125771047 gene encoding zinc transporter foi has protein sequence MARHFMAVCVVCLLCADHVPCKQHFSNDDSKSLDTAGRSDVRTRSIRSLTNLQYEPSIVETLNGVQASIDDWNSDDGTHRIVKRHQHHHHHHDDDEETEKETQTEFERLMKDKMDQAMRKIFTEYGNPTLMTMDLQGFERMVHQLGMLRLLRPKAATTEDSEHRAQDNSTSESTVQQVDSLKCISSNEFLRRVTPPMIRSQEWEDAAKSDKSSYESEKEGSNSTINGDSSTSVDGRIVKDDAAKLILSNDNIQNISVSNSNTNSNSSSNTNSSNNSSSTSSSPTKDQLLVQIVVPDEKINGSSHNESTTAEGPPRVESTLMLGDRDLYNMCPMLLGHLVSMVPQERSGCFDEESVPPLQVSSLQEQNDPHHHHHHHHHHHHEGGSSEAAVWIYSSIAIVGVSLCGLLGVAVIPCMEKHFYHHVLQFLVALAIGTLCGDALLHLLPHAMLSSLDNPKAAHDSMMYKGLAAVLGIVFFYFMERFLTVIAEWCKTRQKKDKPPSRVRVMRDPESTSLHASSAGEKQCKHKYSSYPYCYDEIAMDTKDDHHEHNTGTNENHNSALAKCANHHHNGEVTADHSAEYAALNNDHSHHTQSNQREETNDNNTVSTNLDEGSIEGEQVRQGGGKCLEQTSGKLRPENYTIILREHETKHHGHSHTHGHVHSPPGSLSAVAWMVVMGDGLHNFTDGMTIGAAFANNIAGGFSTAIAVFCHELPHELGDFAVLLKAGMSAKEAVYYNLLSSLLSLLGMVVGIIIGHQPEASSWVFAVAAGMFLYIAMVDMIPELTSSHGAEERCKTSEFVLQFLGLTLGFSIMMVIAMYEHDLMLLFVD, from the exons CCAATCTGCAGTACGAACCGTCGATAGTCGAAACGTTAAACGGTGTCCAGGCGAGCATCGATGATTGGAACAGCGACGATGGAACCCATCGGATAGTAAAGCGACAtcaacaccatcaccaccatcacgacgatgatgaggaaacggaaaaagaaacgcaaaccGAGTTTGAACGGTTGATGAAAGACAAGATGGATCAGGccatgaggaaaattttcaccgAATACGGCAATCCTACCCTAATGACCATGGATTTGCAAGGTTTCGAACGGATGGTGCATCAGTTGGGTATGTTACGACTGTTACGACcgaaagcagcaacaacagaggACAGTGAACATAGAGCGCAGGATAATAGTACCAGTGAATCAACAGTGCAGCAGGTGGATTCTCTAAAG TGCATTAGCAGTAATGAATTTCTACGGCGCGTTACACCACCGATGATACGGTCCCAGGAATGGGAGGATGCAGCTAAAAGTGATAAAAGTAGTTACGAATCGGAAAAAGAAGGCAGCAATAGCACGATTAACGGTGACAGTAGTACTTCCGTTGATGGGCGTATCGTTAAGGACGACGCAGCAAAACTTATTTTATCAAACGATAATATACAAAACATTAGCGtaagcaacagcaacactaatagtaatagtagtagcaaCACTAATAGTAGTAACAACAGCAGTAGTACCAGCAGTTCCCCAACAAAAGATCAACTGCTCGTGCAAATCGTTGTACCGGACGAGAAGATCAATGGGAGTAGCCACAACGAAAGCACTACGGCGGAAGGTCCCCCACGCGTAGAGTCAACGCTTATGCTGGGTGATCGCGATCTTTACAACATGTGTCCTATGTTGCTGGGGCATCTCGTATCGATGGTGCCGCAGGAACGATCCGGTTGCTTCGATGAGGAAAGTGTTCCACCGCTGCAGGTGAGCAGTCTGCAAGAGCAGAACGAtcctcaccatcatcatcatcatcaccaccatcatcaccacgaAGGTGGTTCATCTGAGGCGGCCGTATGGATCTACTCTTCCATTGCGATAGTGGGCGTGAGTTTGTGCGGATTGCTCGGTGTGGCCGTGATACCGTGCATGGAGAAACATTTCTACCATCACGTGCTACAGTTCTTGGTCGCGCTGGCAATCGGTACGCTGTGTGGTGATGCACTGCTGCATCTGCTACCGCACGCCATGCTGTCCTCGCTGGATAACCCTAAAGCGGCACACGATTCTATGATGTACAAGGGCCTCGCGGCGGTGCTAGGGATCGTGTTCTTTTACTTTATGGAGCGTTTCCTTACGGTGATCGCGGAATGGTGCAAGACGCGACAGAAAAAGGACAAACCACCGTCCCGGGTGCGTGTGATGCGCGATCCGGAGTCGACCTCGCTGCACGCTTCCAGTGCTGGGGAGAAACAGTGCAAGCACAAGTACAGTTCCTACCCGTACTGTTACGATGAGATCGCGATGGACACGAAGGACGATCATCACGAGCATAATACGGGCACGAACGAAAACCACAACAGTGCGCTGGCAAAGTGTGCCAACCATCATCACAACGGAGAGGTAACTGCGGACCATAGTGCTGAGTATGCGGCACTGAACAATGATCATTCGCATCACACGCAAAGCAATCAGCGGGAGGAAACGAACGATAATAATACGGTATCTACCAACTTGGACGAAGGATCGATCGAGGGCGAGCAGGTTAGGCAGGGTGGTGGCAAGTGTTTGGAGCAAACGAGTGGGAAACTGCGCCCGGAGAACTATACGATCATCTTGCGCGAACACGAAACCAAGCACCACGGACATTCGCACACGCACGGACACGTTCATTCGCCGCCCGGTTCGCTGTCGGCTGTCGCATGGATGGTGGTAATGGGTGATGGGTTGCATAACTTCACCGACGGCATGACGATCGGGGCAGCGTTTGCGAACAACATTGCTGGCGGTTTCTCGACCGCAATTGCCGTGTTTTGTCATGAGCTGCCGCACGAACTCGGCGACTTTGCGGTGCTGTTAAAGGCGGGCATGTCGGCAAAGGAAGCGGTCTATTACAATTTGCTTTCCTCCTTGCTCAGTCTGCTCGGCATGGTGGTGGGCATTATTATTGGCCACCAGCCGGAAGCATCCTCCTGGGTGTTTGCTGTTGCGGCGGGCATGTTCCTGTACATCGCGATGGTGGATATG ATTCCCGAACTCACTTCATCCCACGGTGCGGAGGAACGGTGCAAAACATCCGAATTTGTATTGCAGTTTCTTGGTCTTACGCTTGGGTTCAGTATCATGATGGTAATAGCTATGTACGAGCACGATCTGATGCTGCTGTTTGTCGATTAA